A single genomic interval of Ovis aries strain OAR_USU_Benz2616 breed Rambouillet chromosome 9, ARS-UI_Ramb_v3.0, whole genome shotgun sequence harbors:
- the RIDA gene encoding 2-iminobutanoate/2-iminopropanoate deaminase has product MSSLVRRIISTAKAPAAIGPYSQAVLVDRTIYISGQLGMDPASGQLVPGGVVEEAKQALTNIGEILKAAGCDFTNVVKATVLLADINDFSAVNDVYKQYFQSSFPARAAYQVAALPKGGRVEIEAIAVRGPLTTASL; this is encoded by the exons ATGTCGTCTTTGGTCAGAAGGATAATCAGCACCGCGAAAGCCCCTGCGGCCATTGGTCCCTACAG TCAGGCTGTGTTAGTCGACAGGACCATTTACATTTCAGGACAGCTAGGCATGGACCCTGCAAGTGGACAGCTTGTGCCAGGAGGGGTGGTAGAAGAGGCTAAACAG GCTCTGACAAACATAGGTGAAATTCTGAAAGCAGCAGGCTGTGACTTCACGAATG TGGTAAAAGCAACGGTTTTGCTGGCTGACATAAATGACTTCAGTGCTGTCAATGATGTCTACAAACAAT aTTTCCAGAGTAGTTTTCCAGCAAGAGCTGCTTACCAGGTTGCTGCTTTGCCCAAA GGAGGCCGTGTTGAGATCGAAGCAATAGCTGTGCGAGGACCTCTCACGACAGCATCACTCTAA